From Anastrepha obliqua isolate idAnaObli1 chromosome 3, idAnaObli1_1.0, whole genome shotgun sequence:
tttttcattaatagctgagaaATGGTTCCTGAAGTTTCATACTAGGATTCCCAAAGCTTgttgagttatattcaaatacgtacatataaatataactgTTAAGGGTTTAAGGTTTATTTTCGCATCACCCACATTTTGGGCTCACCCTAACTTTATTTTCGCATCACCCACAATTTTGGGCTCACCCTATTCCTTTCACTTCTCTATCgctcacatttcatttcatcgtTCACTTCGCTCTTCGCTGCTTTACATATTGTTGTTATCgctcacatttcatttcatcgtTCACTTCGCTCTTCGCTGCTTTACATATTGTTGTAATCgctcacatttcatttcatcgtTCACTTCGCTCTTCGCTGCTTTACACATTGTTGTTATCACTAACTGATCATCATTTTGTGCAGAATTTAGTACATCTGCATTGCCAACAACATACATGCACatcgatacatatgtatgccgaaaaataacataaatccCACGTCGCATCGTCTTCGCATGATCTTCCCTTCACCTAGCATCGATAAAGGGATAGCGGTGCCCAAAACCATTATAAAAGGACCAGCCTACGCACCTTTTGATACAGTTTGATACAGTTTCGTTTTCGTTTACCATCACGGCTCCCCCGGTacttgtaattaaattaagcaaattacTTCGTCGCCCTTTTTTTGCCTCGGGTCTAAATATTgtacgtttttataaaataaagaattagtttttggaTCTAATTTCGAGTTTCAATTTTGCGGATAAACCTAAGTCAACTGGGTTGGCCAGTCATCATCCATAAattggtccttcgagccggattgAAGAGCTGGCCATCGCCATCGTTGTCAACCAATTGACTTAAGTTTTTAATCAACACATACAAGTATTGGAAATGGAGCCTCACAATATACCTGCGGATACGTCACCACCATCAACAACCCCCTTTAGAGAAAGCGATTCGGTGCATCATGAGGCGGGAACACCACGAACTTCCCAATCCGTGTGGTCTCAGGCTAATGATGCGTCTGCTCATTTGAAAACGCAAAATGAGTACCGCATCAAGGTCAAACAGCGTCAACAAATTCTGGATAGAATCAACATCGAACGCATACTTCCGCATCTTAGCAGTATCTCCGTGCACGAGCTGGAGGCAAAATTATCGGTACTGGAACGTCAGTACGAATCATTTCACCATCTACAATCAGAATTGGAGCTAATGAACGATGAAGAACTCAATCAACCACATCGGGATACATTCGATGAATCCTTTTGTGCAGCGAAGGCAATCATAGTGCAGCGCATAAATGTGCTTAACCCCGCACGCCGAGAAACTATATTCAACAGCACAGCGATTGCATCTCCGTCACATCGAGTCAACCTTCCGAAACTTCAACTCACGAAATTCAATGGTCATCATCGAAATTGGATGGATTTTTACAACATGTTTTTAGCGCTCGTTCACAACAACAGCCAATTAGCAAACATCGAGAAGTTTCAGTACCTCCGATCATGTCTCGTCGACTCAGCAGCTAGCCTCATACAATCGTTTGAGGTGACCGATGATAATTATATCAAGGCGTTGGATCTGTTACAGTCTAGATATGGAAACAAGCGGCTAATTTTCCAAGCTCATATCCAACATATTTTCGAAGTACAGGGAGAAACAAGGCCGAATGCATCATCGATGAGGGCGTTCATAGACGTCGTCAATACCAACTTACGAGCTGTGCAATCACTAGCTTCAAATCAGCAAGTATCAGATGGCATACTCTTGCATCTGGTATCCTCAAAGCTCAATACAGACACGAAGGCCAAGTGGGAGGAAGAGGTTACCCACTTGTTTGATCAGCGATCAACTGCCATGAGTTTTCAACTGCCCACTTGGGAGGACTTAGCAAAATTCTTAGAACGTCGTTGTcaaattgcagatattttggaAGCCGGGCAGCCTAAAACACTCGTACCAAGAACTCAGCTAACAACACATAGGCACAACAAACGTGACGAAAAATGGGCCATGGTGAGTACCAAACAAGCAAAGTGTGAATTTTGCAATGCGGTTCCCCATCATAATGCCTTCAAATGCGACACGTTCCGTGCCATGGATCCACTTGCAAGATATAACTGTGTGAAAGGACTGAACTTGTGCTTGAATTGCCTTGGATCAGGTCATAAATCGAATGATTGTCCTTCAGTCCATCGCTGTAAACACTGCAATGTAAAACACCATACACTATTACATCGAAATGATTCAGCCATTACCAACGTATCACCAAGAGCAGGTTTGCTCTCATCATCTGCTCTTAAGGTGAGTCTCGATCAATCAGAAGTTATTCTTGGAACAGCAATTATTCATGTTTTTAATTCTCGGGGAGTGAGCATCCGAGCTCGCGCTCTGCTAGATTCCGGATCTCAACTGCATTTCATCACGGAGAAATTGGCACAACATTTAAGAGTAACTCGAAAGGGCGTAGATATCGACGTCAGTGGAATAGGTCAAAGGAGAGCAAAGGCACAACATTTATGTTGCATAACGATTAAATCTCTAACCGAAGAGTATAGTGCTACCATTGATGCACTAATCATACCATCCATTACGTCATGTCAACCTAGTCGTCGCATCGATCAGTCAACCATTTCGATTCCAGATACCATTTCCATCGCTGATCCGACATTCAACATACCAGGACAAATTGACATACTCATTGGAGCAGGATTATTTTTTGAGATACTTAGTAAGGGCCAAATACGTCTCAATGGTCCAGTAatacaaaataccaaatttggttgggTGGTTGCAGGTGCAATTCCTGCGCACGTAACATCAGCAGCTGATCCATCACCTCCATACAAAGCATTCACATCAGTCACATCAGAGTCCATTTTAGATAAGCTCCTGGAAAGGTTTTGGGCAATCGAAGACATTCCAGCATCGTCATCGTCGACTCTATCATCGGATGAGCTCGAATGTGAATCCTATTTCAGCTCTACTACTCACAGATGTCCCTTTACCAATAAGTTCATTGTTCGCCTTCCATTTCGTGAAGAACCGCATCACCTGGGTACTTCAGAAGAAACCGCAGGCAAAAGAATGTTTTCGTTAGAATCCAAACTGAACCAAAACTCAAATCTTCGCAGAGATTACAATGAATTCATGGAAGAatatatcaatatgaagcaTATGATTCCAGTTAATTTGGAATATTCACCAAGAAATCGCCTAAACTATATTCCCCACCACGGGGTCACAAAACTTGACAGCTCGACTACTAAGCTGCGGGTAGTCTTTGACGCCTCCTGCAAAACCTCAAATGGATATTGCCTAAACGACATGTTGAGAGTTGGTCCCCAGCTACAAGATACGATATTCACAATTTTGACCCGATTCAGAAGACACAAATATGTCATTATGGCTGACATTGCCAAAATGTATAGGCAAATCTGGGTCGACGAACGAGATACCCAATGGCAATGCATTTTCTGGCGCCCTACCTCTCAACAACCACTTACCACATATCAGCTACAAACAGTTACTTATGGAACTAGTTGCGCACCGTACCTTGCTGTAAAATGCCTTCAACAGCTGGCAATTGATGAAGCGAAAACTTACCCAATCGGATCAAAGGTAACACTAAGCGACTTCTATGTAGACAATTTAATAAGCGGCGCAGCTAGTATCGGCGAGGTCatcgaaatcaaaaatcaaaccataaACTTACTGAATTGCGCGGGATTTCCTTTACGAAAATTTGCATCGAACGCATCCGAAATTGTTGCCGATATTTTACCAGAAGACAAAGAAGAGACAATTCGTTTCCATGACACTGAGTTTGTAAAAACGTTAGGGTTAAAATGGTCACCAGTTGAGGATtgctttctatttcatttggtAGCGGATAATAGCGTTAAAACTACAAAGCGTTCAATTCTATCAAAATTGGCAAGTTTTTTTGATCCGATAGGTCTCCTCAATCCTCTGATTGTAACATGCAAAATTTTGATGCAACAACTGTGGAAGCTGAAGTCGCCATGGGATGATGAGGTCCCACCCGGGATCAAGGTTCATTGGGAACTATTCAATAAACAACTACCGCTTttacaaacattaaaaataccCAGGTATGCTAATATTGATATCGATAGTAAACTTCACGCATTTGCAGATGCAAGCACTAAGGCATATGGagcatgtgtgtatgcagcATGGAGTGATGCATATGGTGAGCATTCGTCACTACTCTGTGCTAAATCTCGAGTGGCACCAACGAAAGAGATTACATTACCTAGGCTAGAACTTTGTGCAGCCCTAATGGCCGCAGAACTGATGTCAGCAGTTAACAACATACTCAATCTTCCAGGCGCAAATGTATACTGCTGGTCAGATAGCACAATTGCGCTTGCTTGGATAGCAGGTGAACCGTCGAGATGGAACGTTTTTGTGGCCAACAGGGTAGCAAAAATACAACAATTAACGAAAACCTTTTCCTGGAATCACGTACCAACAGACCAGAATCCCGCTGATATTGTATCACGTGGAGCATGTGCCAGCGAACTTTTACAAAATACACTTTGGTGGCATGGACCAGAATTCATCCAACGGAGCTGTGATTATTGGCCTTCAGCAGTGCATGTATCACAAAACGAATTACCAGAACAGCGACTTCAAAGAACTGCATTAATTGCTATTCCAACTTCTGACTTCATTAGTAAATACAAGTATGTTAATAGCTACATGAAATTGCTGAGAATTTTTGCTTATGTAAGTCGATTTATTCGTGGATGTCGAAAGCAGTCATCAGTTAATGATTGCATCAACATATCGGCATCTGAAATGGATGAAGCATTAGAATTGATATGCAGACACattcaatatatttcattttcagaagACATCCACGCCATTGAGATTGGAGAACAACATCGCAACTCAAAGCTAATTTCATTATCGCCATTCTTGCATAAGAACTTACTCAGAGTTGGAGGGcgacttaaaaattcattattgcCTTTTAACAGTAAACATCCAATTCTACTTCCATCATCACACGCATTTGTAAATACattaattcgacattttcatcatcatcactTGCACGCCGGAgtccaaacgcttcaaaacattttgagaGACAAGTTCTGGATAACAAACGCACACCATGTTATAAGAAGGGTAATTCACGATTGCGTATTATGCTACCGCAGTAACCCAATTATTGATGAGCAAATTATGGGGCATCTTCCAGCCGATCGAGTCCAGCAAACTTACCCGTTCGAAGTGACAGGAGTGGATTATTGTGGACCTGTCCTTATAACTCAACGAATTCGCGGCCGTTCACCAATTAAGTCTTATATTgcagtatttatttgttttgtaactAAGGCAGTACACTTAGAAGTTGTACCCAACTTGTCCACACAAGcatttatgtataatttaagtATAATTTGCTGATTATTTTGGAGTAGTTGACTCCAACCGGGGGAGGATGTTAAGGGTTTAAGGTTTATTTTCGCATCACCCACATTTTGGGCTCACCCTAACTTTATTTTCGCATCACCCACAATTTTGGGCTCACCCTATTCCTTTCACTTCTCTATCgctcacatttcatttcatcgtTCACTTCGCTCTTCGCTGCTTTACATATTGTTGTTATCgctcacatttcatttcatcgtTCACTTCGCTCTTCGCTGCTTTACATATTGTTGTAATCgctcacatttcatttcatcgtTCACTTCGCTCTTCGCTGCTTTACACATTGTTGTTATCACTAACTGATCATCATTTTGTGCAGAATTTAGTACATCTGCATTGCCAACAACATACATGCACatcgatacatatgtatgccgaaaaataacataaatccCACGTCGCATCGTCTTCGCATGATCTTCCCTTCACCTAGCATCGATAAAGGGATAGCGGTGCCCAAAACCATTATAAAAGGACCAGCCTACGCACCTTTTGATACAGTTTGATACAGTTTCGTTTTCGTTTACCATCACGGCTCCCCCGGTacttgtaattaaattaagcaaattacTTCGTCGCCCTTTTTTTGCCTCGGGTCTAAATATTgtacgtttttataaaataaagaattagtttttggaTCTAATTTCGAGTTTCAATTTTGCGGATAAACCTAAGTCAACTGGGTTGGCCAGTCATCATCCAATAACAAAGGATTTTTGTTGAGtgttaaaaatttcattgagaTACACTCTTTTACCCAAAAGTGGGCGCGGCATCACCCATGTTTCAAAATTGTCCGTGTGTCGTATTTATTTTCAGAAGTTCAGCTCTCTTTGGGTTCATCATTTGTaccaaatttgaataatttaactTCGTTTATAATAGATGCACcaatattgtttttcttttctgaaacTTAACGTTATATGGGAAATGGGCGTGGCTAATTACCAATTTAGCCCATTTCTAAAATCAAACTACGATTGACAAAGAATAATATATTGTGAAATATGCAACTTTGTGCTCGAATATTCCACCATTTAGAAGTGCACATGTTCGATGTAGATCCCAGACGTAGCTAACTCGACACCTCTAAACATTCTGAGTATTTAAGTGTGTATGTACCTAATACATTGGCTGAAAAGTCCTGGGTCTACCTCATAGATGGcactaattttattgcattcacctcttttcacttagtactaaccttaaaaggacAACTGTTAAAATTTCGTGATATTCTATTCAGTACTTCGTgggttattgtgctaagagtgacgctagtTCGCATTTGCTCACTTTCtattaatcaaaacaatggcaaaactacattaaTTGAACTtggaattgctcccacatccaccgcagTCCTAAGTTAATGACCGAAGAGGATACCGCTGAAACTGaaacctattttgaggcaaacggtaaatcgttctacaaaagtggtattgaaatgagAGAGCGACGTCGGAAATAGTgggttgttcttgatggaaattacgttgggGAATAAAGCTAATTCTGAACAAaagaaacgtgttttctttattaggCCTGGGACCTTTCAGCCTAAGGGTTAATCtacagggtccgacactcgaagtgtaacctattaaaaaggccataaatttagtttggaaaattacttttattcaattcaaagtaaaaaatgtgtgaaaataatacaaaattaagaatcaatttatgtTTGCTTAATACGGCTACCTTTTGCCTCGATTATGGTCtcgagatggtccagaaacgaatcgcatgCTGGTTGAATGTGACtcgcaggtattttggcccactcgagaCTGATGactcttttagttcggaccttcctCTCGAAAGTGGCACAAAGAGAATAAtacatcggattcgcgtctggtgaatttgagagccattgtgtggacgttacgaagttcggaacgttgttttttagccattctagGTTTACTCAggtttgtgagacggtgccgaatcTTGTTGAAACGTCCGtgatctgccaccgaaatgtttgtctgccgacggctttaaagcaacctccagaatactttttcgataatatttcgcatataTCTTGACGCCGGGCTCTATGAAAACGTtcggagagcgcccatctgcggttacagcggcccaaaccattacttgtggcgggtgctgccccCTGGTTGCCAATCgattactcaaattctcgtatgaacggtcggttaaataaaccctatcggttTGGAAGTTtacaaattgttcaatttgaaaaattttctggtcaaaaaacacaatgttcggaacttAACCGCTTtcagccaagcgaagcaactccttcgcgtTCTCAAATGGAGagagtctgacttgttgctgctttggtgtgagataatGCGCCGTttagatcttgtaaggcttgactttgaatcaaatataatgcaatcacagtaTTAcgcttgaaatccattactgtgCATCCATCCCGTGCATCAcgtgcgcgagcggtctgaagttggttacacgtCGAAGGCCGAACCCTGCATCGTTCTGACGTATTTATATAGGGCCCAAAGTattgtatagggttttttaataggtgcgcttcaactgttttccgatagggagggcgaacgacgcaatattttttatttttcgcttgtcatttgtaaacttcattagtatacatttcatcatggaacgctacacacttgagcaacgattgcaaatcgcgcaaattttttat
This genomic window contains:
- the LOC129240509 gene encoding uncharacterized protein LOC129240509; this translates as MRAFIDVVNTNLRAVQSLASNQQVSDGILLHLVSSKLNTDTKAKWEEEVTHLFDQRSTAMSFQLPTWEDLAKFLERRCQIADILEAGQPKTLVPRTQLTTHRHNKRDEKWAMVSTKQAKCEFCNAVPHHNAFKCDTFRAMDPLARYNCVKGLNLCLNCLGSGHKSNDCPSVHRCKHCNVKHHTLLHRNDSAITNVSPRAGLLSSSALKVSLDQSEVILGTAIIHVFNSRGVSIRARALLDSGSQLHFITEKLAQHLRVTRKGVDIDVSGIGQRRAKAQHLCCITIKSLTEEYSATIDALIIPSITSCQPSRRIDQSTISIPDTISIADPTFNIPGQIDILIGAGLFFEILSKGQIRLNGPVIQNTKFGWVVAGAIPAHVTSAADPSPPYKAFTSVTSESILDKLLERFWAIEDIPASSSSTLSSDELECESYFSSTTHRCPFTNKFIVRLPFREEPHHLGTSEETAGKRMFSLESKLNQNSNLRRDYNEFMEEYINMKHMIPVNLEYSPRNRLNYIPHHGVTKLDSSTTKLRVVFDASCKTSNGYCLNDMLRVGPQLQDTIFTILTRFRRHKYVIMADIAKMYRQIWVDERDTQWQCIFWRPTSQQPLTTYQLQTVTYGTSCAPYLAVKCLQQLAIDEAKTYPIGSKMQALRHMEHVCMQHGVMHMVSIRHYSVLNLEWHQRKRLHYLG